In one window of Halomarina pelagica DNA:
- the trpG gene encoding anthranilate synthase component II — MTRVLFVDNFDSFTYNLVEYVSQHAETRVVRNTATLEEVRAADPDAIVVSPGPGHPGNERDVGVTLDVLREVSPDVPTLGVCLGLEAAVYAYGGTVGRAPEPVHGKAFPVDHDGEGVFTGLPSPLRGGRYHSLVATAVPDCFAVSATTRVGDERLVMGVRHREHPIECVQFHPESVLTESGHALVRNFVEGAT, encoded by the coding sequence ATGACGCGCGTTCTCTTCGTCGACAACTTCGACTCGTTCACGTACAACCTCGTCGAGTACGTCAGCCAGCACGCGGAGACGCGGGTGGTGCGAAACACCGCCACGCTGGAGGAGGTCCGCGCGGCCGACCCCGACGCGATCGTCGTCAGCCCCGGCCCGGGTCACCCGGGCAACGAGCGCGACGTGGGCGTCACGCTCGACGTGCTGCGCGAGGTCAGCCCCGACGTGCCGACGCTCGGCGTCTGTCTCGGCCTGGAGGCGGCGGTCTACGCCTACGGCGGGACCGTCGGCCGCGCGCCGGAACCCGTCCACGGCAAGGCCTTCCCGGTGGATCACGACGGCGAGGGCGTCTTTACGGGGCTCCCGTCGCCGCTCCGCGGCGGGCGCTATCACTCGCTGGTCGCCACGGCGGTCCCCGACTGCTTCGCGGTGAGCGCGACGACGCGCGTCGGCGACGAGCGCCTCGTGATGGGCGTCCGCCACCGCGAGCACCCCATCGAGTGCGTCCAGTTCCACCCCGAGAGCGTCCTCACCGAGTCGGGCCACGCCCTCGTGCGGAACTTCGTCGAGGGCGCGACGTAG
- the trpE gene encoding anthranilate synthase component I, protein MVELDRSRAAFAALAEGDEPVVVHATATLDVDLDPLTAYATLREASTRPYSFLLESGEKVASHDPDGAFAPGGTDRHARYSYVGVDPAAVVTLGPAGASVETFDPRYEGAIRPADAEGDVLDELRASLPAVERRGFDDADRFAGGLVGFLAYDAVYDLWLDEVGVERPDSPVPDAQFVLSERTLAFDHREGTCRLVFAPLLRPDDDPGAVYDDLAAFAERTRAALASASPPEHGGFRRAGERAGPREEYEAAVRRAKEHVLDGDIYQGVVSRSRELRGEVDPLGLYASLREINPSPYMYVLDYDERTLVGASPETLVSVRDGTVTANPIAGTCARGASPVEDRRLAGELLADGKERAEHTMLVDLARNDVRRVSEPGSVRVEEFMNVLKYSHVQHIESTVTGRLAADADAFDAMRASFPAGTLSGAPKVRAMELIDDLERTPRGVYGGGVGYFSWDGNADAAIVIRSALIERDGPHDRVVVRAGAGIVADSDPAAEFEETERKMRGVIAALEAIERPPEVEGVR, encoded by the coding sequence GTGGTCGAACTCGACCGCTCGCGGGCGGCGTTCGCGGCTCTCGCAGAGGGGGACGAACCGGTCGTCGTCCACGCGACCGCGACGCTCGACGTCGACCTCGACCCGCTGACCGCCTACGCGACGCTCCGCGAGGCGTCGACGCGGCCGTACTCGTTCCTGCTCGAGAGCGGCGAGAAGGTCGCCTCCCACGACCCCGACGGCGCGTTCGCGCCCGGCGGGACCGACCGCCACGCGCGCTACTCCTACGTCGGCGTCGACCCCGCCGCCGTCGTCACCCTCGGTCCCGCCGGCGCGTCCGTCGAGACCTTCGATCCGCGATACGAGGGCGCGATCCGCCCCGCCGACGCCGAGGGCGACGTGCTGGACGAACTCCGCGCCTCGCTCCCGGCCGTCGAGCGCCGGGGATTCGACGACGCGGACCGCTTCGCGGGCGGGCTCGTCGGCTTCCTCGCCTACGACGCCGTCTACGACCTCTGGCTGGACGAGGTGGGCGTCGAGCGCCCTGACTCGCCCGTCCCGGACGCGCAGTTCGTCCTGAGCGAGCGGACGCTCGCGTTCGATCACCGCGAGGGGACGTGCCGGCTCGTGTTCGCGCCGCTACTCCGACCCGACGACGACCCCGGGGCGGTGTACGACGACCTCGCCGCGTTCGCGGAACGGACGCGCGCGGCGCTCGCGTCCGCCTCGCCGCCCGAACACGGTGGCTTCCGCCGCGCGGGGGAGCGTGCGGGTCCCCGCGAGGAGTACGAGGCGGCCGTCCGACGCGCGAAGGAGCACGTCCTCGACGGCGACATCTACCAGGGCGTCGTCTCCCGGTCGCGGGAGCTACGGGGCGAGGTCGACCCGCTCGGCCTCTACGCCTCGCTGCGCGAGATCAACCCCTCGCCGTACATGTACGTCCTCGACTACGACGAGCGGACCCTCGTGGGCGCGAGCCCCGAGACGCTCGTCTCGGTCCGCGACGGGACCGTCACCGCCAACCCCATCGCCGGCACCTGCGCTCGCGGGGCGAGCCCCGTCGAGGACCGCCGCCTCGCGGGCGAACTGCTCGCAGACGGGAAGGAGCGCGCCGAGCACACGATGCTCGTCGACCTCGCGCGCAACGACGTGCGCCGGGTGAGCGAACCGGGGAGCGTGCGCGTCGAGGAGTTCATGAACGTCCTCAAGTACAGCCACGTCCAGCACATCGAGTCGACCGTCACCGGACGACTCGCGGCGGACGCGGACGCGTTCGACGCGATGCGCGCGTCGTTCCCGGCCGGGACGCTCTCGGGCGCGCCGAAGGTGCGCGCGATGGAACTCATCGACGACCTCGAACGCACCCCCCGGGGCGTCTACGGCGGCGGCGTCGGCTACTTCTCGTGGGACGGGAACGCCGACGCGGCCATCGTCATCCGGTCGGCGCTGATCGAGCGCGACGGACCGCACGACCGCGTGGTCGTCCGCGCGGGCGCGGGGATCGTCGCCGACAGCGACCCCGCCGCCGAGTTCGAGGAGACCGAGCGGAAGATGCGCGGCGTGATCGCCGCGCTGGAGGCCATCGAGCGACCGCCGGAGGTGGAGGGGGTCCGATGA